Part of the Aquarana catesbeiana isolate 2022-GZ linkage group LG06, ASM4218655v1, whole genome shotgun sequence genome is shown below.
TTTCTTGTAATGTAAAAGTGATTGGGTGGGCTCTAATTCAGCcctgatcacttttacatgaaaaccAATTGcttgctaaaataaaaataaaaaataaaccggtAGCAGCTCTAAGCTTGTTTTAACCCTTTGACTACCAAGAAGGTTTATAAACATACCTTGATAGACAAGGGGTTAATAAAAGGTGTGACTCTCTGATGGTCTTGGCAAGAGAATTCCAaagttttgaaggaaaaaacaaaaatgcccTGTACAGAGCTCCCTCTCCCAACCTTTCcaacacagagaaacccttgaaataacttttcacCCCTGCTAATTATTTACTATATCTACATCtcctgatacattagtgtgatggtcagtaggaagaatgctccttacacttgtagtcattgggaagaatgaccccttttgcagatagctaaaaagatcaatggggtCAGtgggaacctctggaggaaccctgcttGAAAAACTCCTGCCATAGAGTGTAGACAGGTTTGAGGGACACACAGAAGACCAGAATTAGAGGAGCAAAGGTTACGAGAGGGAAGAAGGGTGATAAAAGTTCAGACAGATAATGAAGTGCCAAAACGTGAAAGAACATTTCTGTAAAGGGCTACAGACATCAAACAAAAACCTGCCAAGGGTTCTACCCACAGCCATACTCTAACCAAAagcttattaaaaatatatatatattttgtataaacTATAAACCCTCCAAGTGTCGCCCAATCTGACAGCATTGATGTTCAATAAAATAGTGCAGTAGATCATTGCAGAGGATGCAGGTGAGGTTGGGTGTCGTTGCAGAGGATGGGACGGGTGCAGGTGAGGTTGGGTGCCATTGCAGATGACACAGATGATGTTGGGTTTCGTTGCAGAGGACGGGAAAGGCTGCAGGTGAGGTTGGGTGCCATTGCAGAGGACAGAGGTGAGGTTGAGGAACGTTTCAGAGGATGCAGGTGAGGTTGGGTATTGTTGCAGAGGACGGGAAGGATGCAGGAGAGTTTGGGTGCCGTTGCAGAGGAGGGGAACAATTGCAGGTGAGGGTGGGTGCCGTTGCAGAGGACGGAGGTGAGGTTGGGTATCGTTGCAGAGAATGGGAAGGATGCAGGCGAGCATTGGTGTAGTTGCGGTTAGGGTGCCGTTGCAGAGGAGGGGAGGGATGCAGGTGAGGATGGGTGTAGTTGCAGaggatggaggtgatgttgggtATCATTGCAGAGGACAGGAAGGATGTAGGTGAGGATGGAGGTAAGGTTGGGTAACGTTGCAGAGAATGGGAAGGATGCAGGTGAGGATGGGTGTCATTGCAGAAGATGGAGGTAAGGTTGATATTGTTACAGAGGACAGGAAGGATGTAGGTGAGGATGGGTGTCATTGCAGAAGATGGAGGTAAGGTTGGTATTGTTACAGAGGACAGGAAGGATGTAGGCGAGGATGGGTGTCGTTGCAGAGGACAGAGGTGAGGTTGGGTGTAGTTGCAGAGGAAGAGAAAGCTGCAAGTGAGGTTAGGGTAAAGTTGCAGAGAATGCAGGTGAGGTTGGGTATTATTGCAGAGGACGGGAAGGATGCAGGTGTGGTTGGGTATTGTTGCAGAGGACGGGATGGATGCAGGTGTGGTTGGGTATTGTTGCAGAGGACGGGATGGATGCAGGTGTGGTTGGGTATTGTTGCAGAGGACGGGAAGGATGCAGGTGATGTTGGGTGCCGTTGCAGAGGAGAGGAACATTTGCAGGTGAGGTTGGGTGCCGTTGCAGAGGACGCAGGTGAGGTTGGGTGACATTGCAGAGGACGCAGGTGAGGTTACCTAGTAATGTTCCGTCACCTCACAGAGGACTGAGCTTTGTCCCAGGAGATGGCAGATTGCTACAAGAAAGTCCTATAATTCACACTTTAGTGTTTGTCTTCTGAGCCGATAAGATTGTATTCCCTGACATACCAGACATTCCTCCGCTAATCCGCTTCAGCTATCGCTACAGACAAGGGCAACCTCAGTGTTCATGACATTCACTATATATACATTCCTTGTATATCTAAGCATTATAAAATCTCATAAACTATAACATTTTCAGGTCATTTAAAAAACATTCAATCGGCAGCTTCCATTCATCTCTGGAGGTCCTTGTCCAGGCACTTCGTGTTTGATGGTGACAACACTTTATTCCTGTCCTATCCGAGCTCTTGATGTCACGCTGTTCCTGATGGGGACGGGGACTACAGGCAGCCTTGACAACACACATGTTCTGCTGTAGTTACACATACAAAGGAGGTGCACATCACAGGAAGATAAGGCAAGAATGCAAGAAaactaagaaaaataataatgtgaTCCCTTTTCATCTAAAATTCATTAAATACAAAAAGGGgtctgtatactatatatataaaaaaaaaaaattagcgtgAGACATTTACACAGATGTCAGGAATAGGCTCTGTGTTGTGTCTAATATGTCTTATTTCCTTTGATCGTTATCGCCATCTAGTGGCCGTCATGTGGCATCTTCCCAACTGGGGTAACTAAGGAAAAtagtgcattatggccactagacggTGCTAGAGTAGCTAAACATAATAGACAaaatgtgcagtgaaatcagaggaagtcaTTTCAGTTCAAAGGGAGGAGCCAGTACAACTGTAGAGAGTGAAGGTAGGGCTGAAGTTCAGGTTTAAAAGATACAATGTAGCTCTGAGAATTGGAGTGCGGTTAAGATGCATtgtaacagcagaaaaaaaaaaaagatgctttaaaaaatgttttttttacattctgtggcTTTCCAGCTACAGGTCCCAGCACGTCCTGCCAGCCAGCACCACACAGCCTAGAGGATGCAGGCTTTGGAGGCCGCTGCTATTCCAGTTGGATATGTGAAACAGAGATCTCGCAGTGTCTCGATAAAGGCTTCCCACCTATGACCAGGAAAACATTCTCCTTTCCTGGCAGAGTCTGGCCATCTGAGCCCATCTGGCAATCCATTTCCTCCCCAGAGTAGGAGAAGCATTCATTCTCGTAGGTGGTGAGGAGATGGTGCTCCTCTGTGTGATCAGCAGATGATGAACAGGAGCAGAACAAAGGGCTGGATGAGCGATCTTTAAGAGGCTTCATCTCTATATTATCCGAGGTAGGAATGGCGGACACTTTATTGGCACCCCAAGAGTGAAATGAAAGGAGTTTGTCAGGTTGTTCGCCTTCTGAGCTCTTGTCAAGTCCAGAATCTGAGCTTCCCGATCTCGGCCTGGAGCGCCAATCCAATGGGACCACACAGTGGTACATCCTGGCACAGTCATTGCATTCCTTTCCACGGGATAGCCTCTTCCAGGAGCGGGAGGTGAAGTCGTATTTCCACAAGTTACTGGTGGGGCTGCGAGAAGGTAGTCCTCCACCCATGACCCATAGGCAGCCCTGGTGGACAGCTGACGCATGGCCTACCAGCTTAGGGGGACCGGAGCTAGACAGATAAAACACAAAAAACGTAGTTATTAGTTCTGTCCAAAGGTTGACACCTGACAATCACaccctatatgagcttgttggacatctaaTATGATGTTTCCCCTTCtctccatggccattaatatggaattgCCCTCCTTTGTGGCAGTAACATCctccacttttctgggaaggctttttTTTGGGAATCTGTGCCTATTTGTTAGGTCAGagtctgatgttggatgagaggacCTGGCTCACAATAGCCATTCCAgtttatcctaaaggtgttcagtagggtgagGTCAGGGCTCCATGATGATCACTtaggttcctccacaccaaactggtcaaaaaCCACGTCTTTATGTAGCTGGTTTTgaacacaggggcacagtcatggaggaacagaaaagggtcttcaccaatctGTTACCGTAAGCttggaagtgcacaattgtctaaaatcaCGTCCTTGTATGTTGTAGTAATAACAATACCTTTCATTGGGGACACCTGAACTGCATCATTGGAAGGGTTGGTCCATATAGTGtgggtgtgatggtcagatgtccacCAACATTTGGCCATAAGAATATTCCACTTTGACTTTCGTTCTTGTACTTTTGGTCTAGAGGAGGTCAAAACCaaaatctctggagcaactgcaaccaATAGTATGAAGGTTCCTTAAAGATTCACAGGGGCAGCTTGATCAATATATTCATTTACCATACTTTAAAAATTAGGACTTTGCATTTTCCTGCCCATATATCTTAATCCCTCTTACTTTCATTCATATGTAAAATGATGCCCTCCTGTAATCGGGATAAAATCTTACTAACCATATGCTGTTAGTGAGACCTTGAACCTTCTACGTACCTACCCTCTCCAGTATATCATACAGGAACAGAGCAGGGAAAGCTCCTGCTGCACTGTGGGAGATAAGCTCCTGCATCAGGCCTGCTCAGCTATGTACTGGAGATGGTGCACAGATAGGACATGACACGTCTGACGTACCTGGTTTTGATACTGGACCAGTTGTGTCGGCGGAAATCAAACCTCCAGAAGTCATTTTGTTCAGCCATATTCTTTAATCCCCCGAATAGGTACATTGCAGAGTTATGTGTGGCACTGGAGTGGCCATGGCGAGGTCCTGGACCGAGGCCACGTGTGCGTGGACTGAGCGCTGACCATTTCTTGGTGTCTAGAGGAGAGGACAGTACAGATTGTAAAGTGTCTTGGTACTGTATGAAGAAAACTTTATACCATCCACCACAGCTAACTGCAAATAGTCCCAAAACTAGAACTGAATATATAGAGAGAACCACAATAAAGGAAGAGAACTCTAAAACATAGAAATCTACATGGAGAAGAATCCAATACATAGAAACAACTAAAACCTAGGGAAACCTCAATTCATGGAGAAAACCCAATACATAGAAAGAACAAAAAACTTGAGAAGACCTTGATTCATAGAGAGAACCCCAAACTGGAAGAGAACCCAATACATAGAACCTATACatggagaaaacatttttattGGAGAGAATCCCAATACATAGAACCAAAACATGGAGAAGACCTCAATTCACGGAGAGAACCCAATATATAGAAAGAACCTAAACATGGAGCAGGTGGTTCTTTGCATGAAAAGAACCCCAATACATAGAACCGAGACATGGAGAGAACACCAATACATGGAGAAGACCTTTATTCATGAAGGGAACCCAATACAAAAGGGCCAATACATGGAGAAGACCCCCAATATGTGGAGAAGATCTTTATTCATGGAGAGAACCCCAATACATAGAACCAAAACATGGAGAAGACTTCAATACATGGAGGGAACCTCAATACATAGAACCAAAACATGGAGGAGAAGACTTCAATACATGGAGGGAACCCCGATACATTAGAACCAAAACATAGAGAAGACTTCAATACATGGAGGGAACCTCAATACATAGAACCAAAACATGGAGAAGACTTCAATACATGGAGGGAACCCCGATACATTAGAACCAAATCATGGAGAAGACTTCAATACATGGAGGGAACCTCAATACATAGAACCAAAACATGGAGAAGACCCCAATACATAGAACCAATACATGGAGAAGACCCCAATACATAGAACCAATACATGGAGAAGACCTGCATGCATGGAAAGAACCACAATATATGAAGCTGGAGAGGGTTAGGACTAGCTAAAGTGTTCTATAGTAAAACAAATATGAGAACAATGTAAGTGATAAGGGTGCAGCACTGGCAGCGAACACAGGAACTTATCAGCTCACATTTGCACAACAGGTATTTTTTTGAAACTTATACAGTTATGTATTTAACAGAACAAAGGGAGCAAAAAACAGGAGTTGTTAGTATTAACATACATCTTTTAAGGGGGGTGGGACTGTGACAGGCTagtgagggagcgggggggggacaggtgacaccaaccctagtaacACTACTGCCGTGCGGTCTCACTTTTGAGCTAGGGAAAGAAGATTAAGgacacagcctcagctgcacagaatgaatgaacaggaagagctctgtaTTATCTCCCTGCGTgcataaactgaagcataataaacacagattactatgcttcagttatgtatgtaggaaaaaaaaaaagcgatcgGCACCAATCACTcaatgtgttcattcagaaaaaggaAGGGCTGGTAAATGACCTTTACCGACCCctttcctgctctccatcctgaaatatccctCACAGCAGCCAGTGAAAGAGGAGGGGAAGCCAGTAGCGCTGCGAGGGGGAAGAGGGGACCAAATAGGGGGCCTGCGCAATAGAAGGAAGCTGAATCTGGACAGGAACGGAGGGGGGGGGTGGCATAAACTGGAACTGATCCCctacattttcctcctgcagccactgaatactggcagggagggagaggaggagaagccggctttCATTGGCTACAGGAAGAAAATACAGGGGTCAGTGCCAGTAAATGACGCCGTCACCGCTGTTCCTGTCCTGATGTAAAACCGAACGTGATAGGGAGGCCGCACGGGTAGCCATTGCAACCCATGTGACCCCTCAATCTCTGCCAGTGACGACCCCCATACTGGTGCCCCGAAGATATAGATTATAGGAAATTTATGAACACTGGAGCAGATGAGCATGGCAGCcaatccgctttttttttttttttttaattatcaaaacTGAACCTCTTTCCACCGGCCGTACGCATATGGTGAGCGCGCATGcgctgtgcactcccagcacagctCCTGATGcctacagccaatcacagcagtcacatgacccaaatgcctgCCTCCGCCATCTAGAAGCTCTTGAAGGACCGGAAGGcggtggcaggaaggggttaactgaACATTGAGGCTaaatggttaccatgcacagctgctgcagatcctgtctgctccagttttagtgaatttcCGCCAGTGTCCTCCATCTGTATTTGCACACATACGTTTTAATCTCATTGTACAATTGTAAACGACGATTACCAAAATAAAAGACCCAGAACTCCTCTACAGCTCCCTCAATATCGAAATATCCCCCGTAGATGAACATGGCGGCCCGGTACACCACGGCGCTGTGCCCCTTCCTGTTGCACGGCCGGCTCTCCTAAAACACACAAACACCATGTGAATACACAAAAAAACGCCGTCTCCTGGACGCCGCCGCGTAGGGCGGATCAGTTTGTTAATTGATCAGAAGAATTACCCGATTGCTCAGGGACCGGAATTCATACCACTTCCTGCCGtctgaaaaataaaacattattattattatacatgggCAGATAGGAAGTCACAGCCACAATGTATCAGAAAAATGTTACAAAAAGATCCCGCTGGAACAAATGActgaacatttattatttatttatcaataTGGATAGAATATTTCCATAGAAGGAGATGAGAGACTTCTACCAATACACACGTCTCAAACCCCCTTCCTAATTTTCGGCCCTCTAACCTGTGTAGCTGGTTGTTCCCCAAAAGCATCCTCGCAAGTCTGGTGATCCTAGGGCTCCGCCTCTTCGCCGCAGCATATCCGCTCCCACGCCTTCCTCTTTTGACGTCATCAGGAGCAGTTGCGAAAACCATCTTCCTCCGAAGACACAGCGCTTGCACCGCAGTGTACCCACGGTCTCCTGGGACCTGCGATATGGGTATCCGAGGAAGCTGCGGGCAACTGCTCCTTATTTGTGGCTTAGGCCAAAATGATGTGAAGTGTGGGGAGgggtccccagaaaaaaaaaaaaaaaaagaaggtatttcTCCCCCTTCCAACCCCCCccatgaaagaaaataaaaaattctggTGGAGGTGGGGCAGGTAAGTCAGAAGATTGCCATCCAGTGGTGGCCGCTCAtaaaggggcgcaggggcaccgcccccctaatgcacatgattagagcctgagactctaattggcttcaaaaaaagggtgagcttggggcacagtgagcccacccacttgtgtgaaattaacaaattaatattcgctaatgtcttcctgcttctcctcctggccaatcaggaagtgggtcctaagtcCCGATTtgtcaggaggagaagcaactGTCGGGACTTGGGAGGAGATGCGGGGGgaagccgtgacctggatggggcAAGTGCTGTGCTCAGCTGACTGTTGAACGGGTGAGCGGGTTGGTGGGGggggagtttgtgttgggggggaaAGTTGTGTTGGggggagtgagggggccaggtttgtttgctgccccccccccccccaaaaaaaatgccgcCACTGTTGCCCTCCCCAAGTACATTCCCCGTGTTTCGTCAGCTGCAATACTGCAAAGCAGGGACTTGAAAAGCaatctttttattacttttattcaaaGCTGCAGCTAATTAAGCACAGATCATGTTTAATTAGCTGCTTCCCCTGCTACTGTACCAGTAGCATGTTCATGCAGATCAATGGGCTTTTGCCATTATGATGCCCATCCTCTCCGGGGCTGTGTATTGCACAGCACAGGGCATCACAGCTGATAAGGGTGGGCAGGATATTTTAAGTGAATTCCCCTTTTCAAGAACTTACCCTTTAAGAGGacctatttattaaaaaatgacatAGCCATTCGTCCAGCAAATCTGCATTCATTTTTTGGACGTTTTCTTTCCTGAACGAATGTTGTTTTATTATGGGCATCCGTGGCgcctggtgctccattttttttttttttggggggggggggggcagtaaacaaCCCCCCTACTTACTACGTTCAGGTTGCGGGTGGTTTTggcggcttctcctcccagccaatctggACAGGAAGTTGGTCCTAAGattggattggccgggaggagaagccaccCTTGAGCTGAATGTAGCGAGTGCGGGACTGACGGGCGAGTTGGGTacccctgttcaattgcttgggaaCACAAGTTtcaaatcagccaatcacacggcaacaactcattgcatttaggcatctagacgtggcgaagacgactttctgaagttcatacccagcatcagaatggggaagacaggggattgaagtgactttgaacgtggaatggttgttggtggcagacgagctggtctgagtatttctgggattttcacacacaaccatctctcggggtttacagagaatggtgggaaaaagagaaaatatccagtgaacggcagttgtgtggagtaaaatgccttgttgaggtcagaggagaatgggcagactggttccagatgatagaaaggcaacagcaactcaaataatcactcgttacacccaaggtatggagaataccatctctgaacgcacaacacatccaaccttgaagcagatgggctacagcaggcagaagaccacaccgggtgccactcctgtcagaacaggaaactgaggctacaactgGCAccggatcaccaaaattggatgatagaagattggaaaaattcAGATGGTGAGGTCAGAATTTGGCgcctggatccatcctgccttgtatcaccggttcaggctggtggtgggggtgtaatggtgtgggggatattttcttggcacactttgggccccttagtaccaattgatcatgttttatacaccacggcctacctgagtattgttgctgaccatgtccatccctttatgactacagtgtccccatcttctgatggctccttccagcaggataatgtcaccatgtcacaaagctccaatcatctcaccactggacaatgagatccctgtcctccaatggcctccacactcaccacatctcatccaatagagcacctttgggatgtggtggaatgggaaattggcatcatggatgtaaagctgacaaatctgcagcgactgtgtgatgttatcatgtcactatggagcaaaatctctgaggaacgtttccaacaccttgttgtatctacaccaccaagaatgaagggggtccaacccgggactagcatgGTGGACCTAAAAgagagtgtctctctctctctcttttttttatattatttattatccattgattttttttccccccatttataTAAAACTACCATATATATGTTCTATTCTTTGTACTCCGGCATTGACTCACCCACAGTGTACATCCATAGTGGGGTGTTCTCTCTGTTTGCTGCAAAATCCATCATTCCACCAAATACATACAGGACATCCTACAGGGGAAAAGAAATATTATTTCATCAAATAACTTAAGAATAAAAACAGCAACGACATACAATAAAATATTGGCATTGGACTTAAatcagaccttcagtcatttttttcatctttcccgtctattaaatcttttgcccttgttgttgttgttgttttaactttggatagtaaaacattttttctgctagtaaatcccttatacagcccacttcctttaaatgatgtgaaacgcgtcagccattgacCCCTGTTTTGTCCACGTTTGATTTGgattttatcttatttttcacaataaagatgccttttctacggagtgcggcagtccaggaccttCTTGTTTCTACAGCTCACTtcccgtttcttgtctggtcattagcctaggattatgacatcatgcacaactcttgTGAgcatttgccaggaagggggggggggatgagtcataagagggccaatgagagctgcagagtgtctgtgtaaatccaggaagtgaacaggcagcagcttcagctgcccacagttaaaatggctgcggcCTGACCTagaggagggagatttctgctgcacatttggcaaatacagaatcgcagtatatataaaataatatgcaaagtggttggagggaagcttcagaatggaaaagatgtttttattacaaaatatgtgagaagactgcagttcctctttaaagcagaactaaaaagacaaactttttttttccccattttggatagagtaatggagggaattaccttccttttcaatctacagcactttcatttcctgcttgtgtgattggctcactcgtttttccagaagtctgcactaaagaagcggtaagcggttaaagtgtaactccccttttgttgaaaaaaaaaaaaaaaaaaaaattcccctctgggtgatctctgtacattgcagggattttaacaaactttgttgcagattcctaccttctgttattctgaagaaattacagtttgttcctctgtgccgagTCTAAATCGGAGGGATTTcacaattatcaaccagctgctgcacctgcaggtctctaatgaggaaagtggcaggttctgcatccctttagatgtgatttcctattgaaagtatctcaccaaaaatgacattttttgttgcaggggatgccagaatACTGACttgtagtgcagacttctgggaaaatcagtgagccaatcccacaagcaggaaattatgtttcggggGGGGCTCTGTATGCCATCCGTGtgcagagcgcctccaggtggccatattgcattttcagaaaatgacagcggctgcataTTGAAAAGGAAAAGGTCATTTTCAATAACACTCAATTACAATATGAATTGTGTTGCATTTGTATacactagatttttttttactttatttgctaTCCCcctcacgaaagtggagttaccctttaaaaggcttggttcacactagcgcGGGCCGTGCGTCCCGTTTTTCGCTCGGGCATGAATGGGCTGCCGGGCCGCGttaactgcacaaaaaaaaaaaaaaaaaaaaaaaaaaaaaaaggtgcatgcactttttttttttttttaacgcggcCGCAGCGAAACTGcttggtctttttgaccatgcggCTCCCGCGATTGTGCTGCGGTCTGGGatgtgactgctgtggattgaaccctgggaggttcaggaatcaggtctactggatcactgacacagatcccactgggagctagagcatagattccccagggcgcggagtctaagagccagcgagTGTTCACCggagcccctagtggtgaggatggactgcactgcagtctggctccaggtcgcggcccccggggtctcacagctcaccgtagactacaggagaagaggaaggaggcagcaggctggaacaacaaggaaagtaaggaataagccaaaatgtcagacaaggataaacataacacgccaaaggtcagggtcacaagcagacagggatagtcgagaacaggccaaagtcggtaactagacgtaggaaacacagcaagtacacacggaggccaacacacaatggttgatcagcaccgctggcttgcagtgcacatgtTAATATAGGGATCCCTGATAGGAGCTGAGGTGGGGCCACgcttagaggagagtttataaaagcagtcaggtgagggtcagctggtctctagagatgaacacatggagacaggtaagctgacagacaaaaaactctattgcataaccatgacagtaataCACTCTATGACTCACCGACTAGGTACAATACATAAACACGGTACACAAATCAATCCCCAAAAGATTGCTCAATGCACAGCGCTATTTGTGGAGTGGCTACATCCATCGACAATACAAACCCACTAGTAAGGGACGATACAAAGCTGTCCAATATTTGGACGGAAGGAAGCGCTGCTGGATTTACTCATAAAAATGActaaacatcccattcaaaatccAACCCTCGGGAATCCGAGCCTGTAGGCGAAAGATCCAGAACACCTTCCCTCCGACACAAAGTCCGGAAGACTTGGggaccctgatttttttttttttttttttttttcctcgatgACCTGAACCCCGCATAGCCGTCTTCTCACCATGGCATACGTTAAAACGCTTTGCCACATCTGTGGATAGGTTTTTCTCCACGCTATAGATATGTTCCTGGAAGGGGTCACAGAGGGGTCACGTGGTTCTTCCCCCACATTGTGCCTCACATATAGCACATGTGATCAAGTACAACAAATAGCTCATATTGCAAAGAAAGAATGAATGTCAAAAAACGTTCCGATTAGCGGTAGAACAAAAAAGGTATCACCCCCGTGAACATGCTTACA
Proteins encoded:
- the LOC141147258 gene encoding kelch domain-containing protein 1-like, whose amino-acid sequence is MLEKRASMINESADCAWEPLSRRERVPCDRFKHAAAVHNGFLYIHGGRQDYVLGDFWRYNIALDQWEQLPGGRQAPEKLEGHSMVAYQDVLYVFGGMMDFAANRENTPLWMYTVDGRKWYEFRSLSNRESRPCNRKGHSAVVYRAAMFIYGGYFDIEGAVEEFWVFYFDTKKWSALSPRTRGLGPGPRHGHSSATHNSAMYLFGGLKNMAEQNDFWRFDFRRHNWSSIKTSSGPPKLVGHASAVHQGCLWVMGGGLPSRSPTSNLWKYDFTSRSWKRLSRGKECNDCARMYHCVVPLDWRSRPRSGSSDSGLDKSSEGEQPDKLLSFHSWGANKVSAIPTSDNIEMKPLKDRSSSPLFCSCSSSADHTEEHHLLTTYENECFSYSGEEMDCQMGSDGQTLPGKENVFLVIGGKPLSRHCEISVSHIQLE